In Flavobacterium okayamense, a single window of DNA contains:
- a CDS encoding ComEC/Rec2 family competence protein yields MKVFAYPLIPFTISLSLGIVFNYYLNLNFLVLLLFLLFFLITLGIFWIKEKRSWKPTINFGIITYILAFNIGTIIQHLNYNPNSDYHYSKRINSSNSQSVKGTILSNLKSTAKNTKHLVAITEVNSEKVNGKILIYVRKNNQKGLVPGDEIAFISEFQNIPNTFNPYQFDYATYLKNQNIFHQVFLNNNDFIVLHHHENWNSFWYSVQNKLIDSYAIHHFDSKTNAILNSLLFGQRKLLDQETLAKYSNAGIIHILAISGLHVGIIYLLLLTLFKPFHRIKNGKLIALILILIFLWSFAIITGLSASVTRSVTMFTVIAIGNYLNRNSNIYNTIAFSALLLLLFNPNFIFDVGFQMSYAAVLAIVSLNPIFHYFHFSNSKIIKFFIDLSLVSIAAQIGVLPLSLFYFNQFPVLFLIANIVVIPLTILILWIGITTLILNVLLPKLSILFGEILEFLISILNNYAEWISKFELFIIRNISFNEILCLLSYFIIISFIFWTHKRTFKNFKTFLLGIIFLQVGFLFTKQESTFKNELIVYNSQKPIISLKYNNSVSFYTNDIEFNSNTINHYKRGSFGDDFNISSLENIYLFKNNKILIIDSIYYPIIEKPTHLIITNNPKINFDRVLEETHPKQVIVDNSNPYYKVEKWKATCEKRKIPFHATAEKGFYKLK; encoded by the coding sequence GTGAAAGTTTTTGCTTATCCTTTAATTCCTTTCACTATTTCTTTAAGTTTAGGGATTGTGTTTAATTATTATTTAAATCTCAATTTCTTAGTACTACTACTATTTTTACTATTTTTTCTTATTACATTAGGAATATTCTGGATTAAAGAAAAAAGAAGTTGGAAACCAACAATTAATTTTGGAATAATCACATATATCCTTGCTTTTAATATTGGAACAATAATTCAGCATTTAAATTATAATCCAAATTCCGATTATCACTATTCTAAAAGAATTAATTCGAGTAATTCACAAAGTGTAAAGGGTACAATACTATCCAATCTAAAGTCAACCGCAAAAAACACTAAACATTTAGTAGCCATTACTGAAGTAAATTCTGAAAAAGTTAATGGGAAAATATTGATTTACGTTAGAAAAAACAATCAAAAAGGATTGGTGCCTGGCGATGAAATTGCATTTATTTCTGAATTTCAAAACATCCCGAATACTTTTAACCCTTATCAATTTGATTATGCTACTTATTTAAAAAACCAGAATATTTTCCATCAAGTTTTCTTGAATAACAATGATTTTATTGTACTGCATCATCATGAAAATTGGAATTCATTTTGGTATTCGGTACAAAATAAATTAATAGATAGTTATGCGATTCATCACTTTGATTCAAAAACAAATGCAATACTAAATTCGTTATTATTTGGACAAAGGAAACTATTAGACCAAGAAACGCTAGCAAAATATTCAAATGCAGGTATAATTCACATTTTAGCCATTTCAGGTCTACATGTCGGAATTATATATTTACTATTACTAACACTATTTAAACCCTTCCATAGAATTAAAAACGGAAAATTAATTGCTCTTATTTTAATTCTCATTTTCTTATGGAGTTTTGCTATCATAACAGGTTTATCGGCTTCAGTCACAAGATCCGTAACCATGTTTACAGTAATTGCCATCGGAAATTATTTAAATCGGAATTCAAATATTTATAATACTATAGCTTTTTCCGCTTTACTATTACTACTCTTTAATCCTAATTTTATTTTTGACGTAGGTTTTCAAATGAGTTATGCAGCAGTTTTAGCAATAGTTTCTTTGAATCCAATATTTCATTATTTTCATTTTTCAAATTCGAAAATTATTAAATTCTTTATCGATTTATCACTAGTTTCAATTGCTGCGCAAATTGGTGTTTTACCTCTAAGTTTATTCTATTTTAATCAGTTTCCTGTTTTATTCTTGATAGCAAATATTGTAGTTATTCCATTAACAATACTTATTTTATGGATAGGAATTACAACACTTATTCTTAACGTATTACTTCCTAAATTGTCTATTCTTTTTGGTGAAATTTTAGAATTTTTAATTTCAATCTTAAACAATTATGCTGAATGGATTTCAAAATTTGAACTATTTATAATTCGCAATATTTCATTTAATGAAATTTTATGTTTACTAAGTTATTTTATCATAATTTCATTCATCTTTTGGACTCATAAAAGAACCTTTAAAAACTTTAAAACGTTTTTACTTGGTATAATTTTCTTACAAGTAGGCTTTTTATTTACAAAACAAGAATCTACTTTTAAAAATGAATTAATAGTTTACAATAGTCAGAAACCTATAATAAGCTTGAAATACAACAACTCCGTTTCATTTTATACTAATGATATTGAGTTTAATTCCAATACGATTAATCACTATAAAAGAGGAAGCTTTGGGGATGATTTTAATATTTCAAGTTTAGAAAACATTTATTTATTTAAAAACAATAAAATTCTAATTATTGATAGTATTTACTATCCTATAATCGAAAAACCAACCCATTTAATAATTACCAATAATCCGAAAA